The following nucleotide sequence is from Euzebya sp..
GGACGGCACCAGCGTCCCGGCGCCTCTCGCAGAGATCCCCGATGAGACCTGCGAGGTCTGGGCCGGCGTCGTTGACCACGCGACGCATCCCCGCGTACGCGCGCGTTTGCACGACCTGCTGTTCGAGCGCCGGTGGGGCAACGTCGGCGCGCATGCAGCAGGCGCTATCGACGCCTACATCGAGGAGGTAGCGCCGATCGACCCACCGTCGCAACGAACGGTCGACGGACTCGCCAGAGCATATGAGCTCGCCACGATGACCAAACGCCGTGATATGGCCGATCGCGCGACTGCAGAGCTGCTGCGTACCTCCGAAGCGAGCCTCGATGATCCCGCACCGAAGCCCGGCGTCGCGCTCCGCCTGCTCCAAGTCTTGGTCGATGCACGCTTCTCCGATCCAGCGGTGGACCAACTCCTCCAGCGGGCCCGCGAGACGTACCACGACGCATGGAACGTCGAAAGCACCATCAAGCTGCAACTGCGGCGCGCTCCCGACGCCGACGCGCGCGGCGCCCTGCAGCGCGCCCGGGTTGAGCGGTGGCTTGAAGAAGCCGACAAGGTCGACCCGCTCGTTGCTGTCATGCACCGTGAGAAGGCCGCCCGCCTCGCCCGCGCCGCCGGGCTGAGCGACTTGGCGGACCGCGCCGTGCACGCCATGCAGTCGGCGGATCCCCCGGAGCTGGCGCGCATCACGGTCCCTTTCACCATCACGGAGCAGCAGGCCGAAGACTTCATACAGTCTCTGATCGCCGACACCTGGTGGGACTCCGTCATACGGGTGCTGTCGTGCGGCCCGCCCACCGGGGACGTCGACCGCAACCGGGAAACGGCCGTCGAACTGGCGCGGGAGCACCCGCTCCAGAGCTTGTTCCCGAGCATCCATCTCGGCGGTGACGGTCTGCTGCGGTACCGGCCGACCTCGAAGGAAGAAGAGGCCGACGACCAACTCACACAAGTGGAGACGGTGGCGCTGCAGGTCCAAGGTGCCCTCACCGCAGAGGCGCTGCGCCGCGCGGGAGAGCGCCACGCACCCACGCCCGATGAAGTCGCCGCCGCGCTCACCGGTGCCGGATGCGAGGCCACGGACGCCGCGGCGATCAGCCGGGTCCTGAGACGGTTGAATGATCGTGACTTCGAGGCTGCGGCCTACACGGGCCTGCCGTTGGTGGAACGGCTCTGTCGCGAACTTCTGCTGAAGGTCGACACCCCGATATACCGCGTACAGAGAGAGCGCAAGCCCGGCACTTACCCCGGCCTCGGCGCGCTGCTGCCACTCCTGCGCGACCGAGGGCTCGACGAGTCCTGGTACCGGTTCCTGCGCACGTTCCTGTCTGCACCCAACGGCTGGAACTTCCGCAATGAAACCTTGCACGGCTTCATAAACGACGTTGACGCGCTCGGTGCCGGCCTCGTTCTCATCGCCGTGCTGTACCTCGCCCTCATTCGCCCACAAGCTGGCGGCGAGGATGCGGCTCCGTCAGCGCCCGACGAGGCGGACTAGCGTAGGGACGGAGCATTTAGCACACAGGAAGAAGCCTCGGCCGCCCAGGGTCAACTGGAGTCGCTTTTCGGCGCGCCGACCTTCTGGTAACGGCTGCTATCACTCCTAGAGCCGTTCCCATCGCGGTCGGCCATACCCTCCCTGACGCCGGCCCGGACTGCCAAGCGGATGACGTGGTAGATCACGACAGCATCACCACGCCGACCAGCAGCGATCGATCGAGTTCCACGGCGAAGTCCTCCCCGCAGCGGATGCCTAGCTCCGGGATGGAGAGCCCGAGCCTCCGCCCGCCTTGTCGTGGTCCCTTGAGGGGCCAGCCGCGTGGGACGAACCAACTGGTCCCCTGCCGGGGGGAGCGGGCCGCGCCGCCCCCAGGGACGTCGCTCCTGCACGGAGCGTTCAGCTCTGAGATGTCTCATCGTCGGGGTCGCGCATCCATGCTGGGACGTCGCGGTGGGCGTGCAGCACGCGCCACACATCCACGTGGTCGTCGCGTTCGACGTAGAAGATCAGGTACGGGAAGCTCGCGAGCTGCCAACACCGCAACCCCGGGATCTGGAGCTCCACGGAGTAGCGCGGCGACCCAGACCCCGGGTGCAGCCCGACGTGCGCCAGCGCCGCCTCGACGGCGTCCACGAACCGCAGGGCCGTGGCCTGGCCGGGGTCGTCTCGGTACCAGTCGATGGCCGCCTCGACGTCGCGGCGTGCACGCTGACGCAGGACGACGCGGCGGCGGTCACCCATCCGCCGCCTGGCGGGCGCGGTCCCTCAACGCCGAGACGAAGGCGTCATCGGCATCCACGTCGGCGGGCGACGCAGCCCCCGCGAGCAGTAGGTCGCGCAGGCGGGATCGCTCGTGGTCGCGGCGGATCAGCTCGCGCACGTACTCACTCGTGGAGCCGTACACGCCACGGGCGACCTGCTCGTCGACGAACGCCTTGAGCGGTTCAGGTAGCGAGATGTTCATCGTGGCCACCCCTGCACCGTACATCCGGGATGGCAAGCATTGCCATGACCGACCAAGTCGGTCTCGGTCCCTCAGTAGAGGCCGAACTCGACGTAGAACGGTGTGCGCGTCCAGCCAGAGCTCGTCTCCGCCGCCGCCTCGTAACGCCTGCCAGCGTGCCGCCGCCGAACCGCGGAACCGCCTCGAGCGGGTCGACGACAACCACCTCCACACGTTCGCCCGGTCCGACCACCTCCCCGCCGTCCTCGGTGACCGGGACGCGGGCGTACAGGAGGGAGGGGTCGTCCGCGGTGGCCCGGCTGAGGACGACCTGGTCCACGACGACCGGATCGGGCTGTTGTTGATGACCGCAGCCGAGACGCGGGGGTCCTCCACGGGAGCGGTTTCGCGCCCCGGCTGGTGAGGTCCGCGGTGACGTCGCCGATGGTGAGCAGGTTGGCACTGCGCACAGGTGGGCGATGGCCTCCACGGTGCCGGCGGGCACGGTGTCGCCGGCAAGGAGTAGCGGCGGTGGTGAACTGGTCACCGGATACTCGCCGCCGATCCGTTCCCGTCGTCGGCCGCCGCGGCTGTCCACCGGACCTGCCAAGGTCGCCCCGTCGATTCCGAGGGTCCGGCTGCCTGCTGGGTTGTCGAACAAGCCGTTCTACCAGGTGCCGCCCCTCATTCCTCGACGTCTGTGGTGGGGACGGCAGTCTTGGTGATCTTGGAGAGGTCAGGCGGTGTGTCGGCATCCCAGCCCCGGATCAGGGCCGCTTCCACCGCAATGCGTTGGATGGCGGGGACGATGACGAACGGCATCCACTCGGCTCGAAGCTCTGGGACGACATGTGCCTGGGCGGCCTCTGTGGTTGAGGGCCCGATCGAGATGGTGGGTGCGCCGCGCGAGGCGGCCCCTCGCAGGACCTGGGCTGCGAGGTGGGAGCCCACGTCATCGGCGGCGATGGCGATCACCGCAACTCGCGGTCCGGCACTCGTGATGCTGCCGTGGAGGAACTCGCTCGCCTCGAGCGCCGTGGCCGGCATGCTGAGGATCTCACGGAACTTGATGGCGGCTTCCTCGGCGGTTGGGGCCGCGTAGCCCTCGCCGACGACGACGACCGCATCGATGTCGGTGGGCAGCGTCGGTACTGTGCGTGCGCGCAGGACGTTTTCGATGGCGACGGGAAGTGCGGCGGCGGCGTGGCGCACCGTCGCTGCGTCGTGGGCGATGGCCATCGCGTACAGGCAGGCCATGGCAGTCGAGAACGTTTTGGTCGCGGGGATGGCACGCTCCTGCCCGGCGTGGCAGTTGATGAGACGGTCCTCGGTGACCAGTCCGCCGAGCGTGGAAGAGGGCGTGTTCGTGACGACGAAGAGGCGGCCGCCCTGGTCACGTACGCGTTCGGCAGCGGCGATCATCTCGGTGCTCTCGCCTGACTGGGAGACCGCGATGGCCGTGACGGTGTCGAGCGGCAGCGAGCGACCCCACGCGACGTCTGCGGGTGACGCGACCAGCGCGGGCCGGCCAGCGAGATGCTGGAAGGCGATGGACCCGTAGGAACTCGCGGAGCGCGAGGAGCCTCGTCCCAGGAGGAGCAGCGCCGGCGCATCGGCCAGGCCAGCGTGGATGCCGGTCAGTCGGCCGGCGAGATGGCCCAGGCATTCGGCGACGCGTGACGGCTGCTCGACCATGTCCGCCCGCGTGAGTGAACCCCGCACTAGAAGATCCCGAGCTCCTCGAGGAGGTTCTCCACCGCCACGTCGGCGGCGCGGGATGCGCTCTCGACGGTCGCGGCGCCGATGTGTGGTGTGGCGATGACGTTGGGGTGTCGGAGGAGATCGTCCACCGGCGGGGGTTCGACTTCGAATGCGTCGACGGCGTATGCGGCCAGGCGGCCGGACTCGAGGGCATCGAGGACGGCTGCCCTGTCGACGAGCTGTGCCCTGGACGTGTTGATCAAGACCGCGCCGAGGACCATCTGATCGAGTTCCTGAGCTCCGATGACGGGCCCGCCCGGGATCGCGGGGAGGTGGAGGGAGACGACATCGCTGGTGCCCAGGAGCTGCGGCAGCGACAGCACCTCGATGCCATCGGACGAAGCCCCGTCCATGGCCGGATCGGTGGCGACCACGGTGGTCCCGAACCCATGGAGGATGCTTGCGACCCGCCGACCGATGGCTCCGAAACCCACGAGGCCGACAGTCCGCTCCGAGAGTTCCAAGCCCTTCGGTCTCACCCACCCACCGTCCTTGAGCGCGGTGCTGGACGGGACGAGATGGCGAAGGGCCGCGAGGGCCAGCAGCACCGTCAGCTCGGCGACGCCTTGGGCGTTCGCACCGGGGGTTGTGCGGATCGTCACGCCCGCAGCCGCCGCAGCCACATGGTCGATGGCATCCGCGCCGGCGCCGTTGCGGCTGATGACGCGCAGCGACTCGGCGGCGTCGATCACGGCGGCGGGCACCTGTTCGACCCCGGCGATCCACCCTTGGCATCCCGGCAGGATCTCGACCAGCTCCTCCGGGGTGGGCTGACGTCCTTCGGGACCGTGGACGACGTCGAGCCCGGCGGCGACCAGGCGCTGCACTGCCGGTGTGCCGGGCAGCATCGACCGTGGGGTGACGAGGACCTTCATGGCAGCGCCTTGAAGGCCTGCGTCGCCAGATCGGTGATGGCATCCCAGCGGTGCTCGTCGACGAGGTGGGTGGGCGTCAACCACGATCCCCCGACGCAAGTGACCATCGGCAGCGCCAGGTACGCGGCGACGTTGTCCTCATCGATGCCTCCCGTGGGCATCACCGTGATGTGCTGTCGGGCGAACGGAGCGATCAAGCTCTTGACGCCACGCGGTCCACCCACCGTGGCGGCCGGGAAGACCTTGAGCATCGTGAAGCCCGCTCGGAGGCATCGCTGCACCTCCGTGGCGGTGGCGACGCCGGGCACGTGCGGGACGCCGGCGGACAGCGAGGCGTCAGCCACCTCCGGGTCGTAGCCGGGCGCGACGCTGAAGGTGGCCCCTGCTTCTGCTACGTCTCGCGCTGCCGCAGGGGTGAGGACGGTGCCGGCACCCACCAGCAAGCCGGTGTCCGCGGCGACGACCCGGCGGATGGCATCCACGGCGGCGTCGGTGCGCAGGGTGATCTCGATGGCCTGGCACCCCCCGGCAGCCAGGGCTCTCGCCAGATCGGGTGCGGTCTCTGGGTCGCGGATGTCGACGACGGGGACGATGCCCGCTCCAGTGAGGATCTCGGCCGGGCGGGTCACCGGGTCACCTCAGCGGGGCGGAACGATGCGGCGGTGCCGGCAGCGCCGAGCACTCGCAGCAGGCGGGCAGCTTCGTCGGCCATGGCACGCCGTCCCGGTTCCACCCACTTCCGTGCATCGACTGCGTCGGGGTGGTCGTCCAGGTAAGCCCGCACGCGTGAGGTGAAGACGCTGTTGAGATGGGTGGCGATGTTGATCTTCACCATGCCGTGGCCGACCGCTGCAGCCAGGTCGTCGTCGGACACGCCGGACGACCCGTGCAGGACCAAGGGCACCGGTACGGTGTCGGCGATCCGTCGGCACAGCTGCAGATCCAGCTGCGCGTCCCGGGTCTGCATGGCGTGGGAGGTTCCGATCGCGACGGCGAGGGCGTCGACGCCCGTGTCGGCCACGAAGGCGGCGGCTTCATGAGGATCGGTCCTGGCGCCCGGGGCGTGCACGCCGTCCTTCCCGCCCACTTCGCCGAGCTCCGCCTCCACGCCCACGCCGGCGGAGTGGCAGCGGGCCACGACCTCGGCCGTCGCCGCGCGGTTCTCGTCATCGGGCAGTGCCGAGCCGTCGTACATCACCGACTGGACGCCGATGTCGATGGCCTCGGCGATCAGCGTGGTGTCGGTGGCGTGATCGAGGTGGATGGCGACGGGCACGGATGCGGCCTCGCCGACGGCAGTCGTGGCGAGGAGCAGTGGTCGCAGAGCCCCGTGGTGGCGGACGGCGTTCTCGCTGATCTGGAGCACCACGGGTGCCGATGACTCCTCAGCCGCTGCGGCCAGCGCCTCGGCGTGCTCGATCATGGTCACGTTGAACGCGCCGAGGCCATGACCGTCGCGCGCGGCGACGTCGAGCAGTTCGGTGGTCGGGTACAAGGTCATGTCGGGTCCCTGTGATCGATGGCAAGCGGTGTCAGGCGTCCTGCGTCGGCGCGTGGAGTGCCGCGATGGCGGACTGCACCCGCGCATGTCGAGCGGCCAGCTCGCGGTGCAGCTCTCGACCCTCGTCGGTGGGTGCGGTCTCGCCGGTGGTCACGGCTGGGGCGACCGCCGCGCCGAGGTCCGGCTTCAAACCGGCACCGACCGCGGCGAGTGCTGCTGCGCCGATGGCTGCGGATTCGGCGTCGCCCTGTCGTCGCACGATCGTCCGGTCCAGCACGTCAGCCAGTGCCTGGAGCAGCAGCGTGCTCCGGGCCCCGCCCCCGACAGTGGGGAGTGCAGGCGGCAGCTCGGTGTGGCGGGTGAGCGCTTCGGCGGCCCGGCCGAGTGCGAGGGCGATCCCCTCCACGACTGCACGGGTCAGGTGGCCGGCTCCGTGTGCCAGGTCGAGGCCGACGAAGGCGCCCCTCACGTGGGATCCTCCCTCCAGGACGGTACCGCCGGCCAGCGTCGGCAGACAGAGCAACCCAGCAGACCCTGGGGGGACGTCCTCCGCGGCCCGCAGCAGCTCGGCGACGTCCTGATGGAGCACGTCCGCCAGCCAGGCGAGGCTGGATCCCCCACCGAAGGTGGAGAGCGCTGAGATGTACAGACCCGGGACCACGTGGTCGAAGACGAACGGACGGGTCGTGGGGTCGAGCACCGGTTCCCTGGTGGCCAGTGTGATCCAGTTGGAGGACCCCAGAGCGATGTAGGCGTCCCCATCTGCCAGGAGTCCGGCGCCCAGTGCCATGCAGGCGTTGTCGACACCCCCGGCGACCACCACGGCCTCCCGGGGAAGTCCCAGCTCCGAGGCCGCGTCTGCGGTCACCGCACCCAGCACGTGCGTCGGGTCGACGATCTCGGGGAGCAGACGTTCGGGGACGCCGATCGCTGCCACTAGCTCGTGGTCGTACCGCCGGGCGGCCAGGTCGTACACGCCAGACCCGGACGCATAGGAGCGATCGGTGGCGACGCGACCGGTCATCCGCAGGTTGACCCAGTCCTTGCTGCCGAGGACGACGGTGGTTGCATCCAGGACGTCTGGTTCGTGCTCGGCCAGCCACGCGATCTCGAAGGCCGTGTAGAGCTCCGTGGGGAAGCCGTTGCCGGTGCGGAGGTACCAGGCATCCTCTTCCAGTTCGCCCATAGTGCGCCGCGCCTGTGCGGTGGCGCGAGCGTCGGACCAGATGGGGACCGTCTGACGAGCGAGTTGACCCTGTGCGTCGACGAGCACAGGCGCGAGGCTCTGGCCCGAGAGTCCGACTGCGCGGACGGCTGCGAGCCCGTCGTCCAGTCGGGTGGACAGCTCCGTACAGCACGTGCGGACGGCGTCCCACCAGTCGTCCGGTCGCTGCTCGTGCCAACCGTTGGCGGGGAAGGTCGTCTCGTATCCCGCGAACGCGCTGGCGAGTGCCGCCCCGTCGGCATCGACGGCGACGGCCTTGCAACCGCC
It contains:
- a CDS encoding type II toxin-antitoxin system RelE/ParE family toxin — encoded protein: MGDRRRVVLRQRARRDVEAAIDWYRDDPGQATALRFVDAVEAALAHVGLHPGSGSPRYSVELQIPGLRCWQLASFPYLIFYVERDDHVDVWRVLHAHRDVPAWMRDPDDETSQS
- a CDS encoding bifunctional 4-hydroxy-2-oxoglutarate aldolase/2-dehydro-3-deoxy-phosphogluconate aldolase, whose product is MTRPAEILTGAGIVPVVDIRDPETAPDLARALAAGGCQAIEITLRTDAAVDAIRRVVAADTGLLVGAGTVLTPAAARDVAEAGATFSVAPGYDPEVADASLSAGVPHVPGVATATEVQRCLRAGFTMLKVFPAATVGGPRGVKSLIAPFARQHITVMPTGGIDEDNVAAYLALPMVTCVGGSWLTPTHLVDEHRWDAITDLATQAFKALP
- a CDS encoding type II toxin-antitoxin system ParD family antitoxin; this translates as MATMNISLPEPLKAFVDEQVARGVYGSTSEYVRELIRRDHERSRLRDLLLAGAASPADVDADDAFVSALRDRARQAADG
- a CDS encoding NAD(P)-dependent oxidoreductase, which codes for MKVLVTPRSMLPGTPAVQRLVAAGLDVVHGPEGRQPTPEELVEILPGCQGWIAGVEQVPAAVIDAAESLRVISRNGAGADAIDHVAAAAAGVTIRTTPGANAQGVAELTVLLALAALRHLVPSSTALKDGGWVRPKGLELSERTVGLVGFGAIGRRVASILHGFGTTVVATDPAMDGASSDGIEVLSLPQLLGTSDVVSLHLPAIPGGPVIGAQELDQMVLGAVLINTSRAQLVDRAAVLDALESGRLAAYAVDAFEVEPPPVDDLLRHPNVIATPHIGAATVESASRAADVAVENLLEELGIF
- a CDS encoding FGGY-family carbohydrate kinase gives rise to the protein MPEAITLGLDLGTGGCKAVAVDADGAALASAFAGYETTFPANGWHEQRPDDWWDAVRTCCTELSTRLDDGLAAVRAVGLSGQSLAPVLVDAQGQLARQTVPIWSDARATAQARRTMGELEEDAWYLRTGNGFPTELYTAFEIAWLAEHEPDVLDATTVVLGSKDWVNLRMTGRVATDRSYASGSGVYDLAARRYDHELVAAIGVPERLLPEIVDPTHVLGAVTADAASELGLPREAVVVAGGVDNACMALGAGLLADGDAYIALGSSNWITLATREPVLDPTTRPFVFDHVVPGLYISALSTFGGGSSLAWLADVLHQDVAELLRAAEDVPPGSAGLLCLPTLAGGTVLEGGSHVRGAFVGLDLAHGAGHLTRAVVEGIALALGRAAEALTRHTELPPALPTVGGGARSTLLLQALADVLDRTIVRRQGDAESAAIGAAALAAVGAGLKPDLGAAVAPAVTTGETAPTDEGRELHRELAARHARVQSAIAALHAPTQDA
- a CDS encoding SIS domain-containing protein, with product MVEQPSRVAECLGHLAGRLTGIHAGLADAPALLLLGRGSSRSASSYGSIAFQHLAGRPALVASPADVAWGRSLPLDTVTAIAVSQSGESTEMIAAAERVRDQGGRLFVVTNTPSSTLGGLVTEDRLINCHAGQERAIPATKTFSTAMACLYAMAIAHDAATVRHAAAALPVAIENVLRARTVPTLPTDIDAVVVVGEGYAAPTAEEAAIKFREILSMPATALEASEFLHGSITSAGPRVAVIAIAADDVGSHLAAQVLRGAASRGAPTISIGPSTTEAAQAHVVPELRAEWMPFVIVPAIQRIAVEAALIRGWDADTPPDLSKITKTAVPTTDVEE
- a CDS encoding DUF4209 domain-containing protein yields the protein MADEYRFITLAGIADEAATGAEYEHHIVGAIIGDNDDVDRQRLADAFRFHVDKQDGGGRFGPMATFTDGTSVPAPLAEIPDETCEVWAGVVDHATHPRVRARLHDLLFERRWGNVGAHAAGAIDAYIEEVAPIDPPSQRTVDGLARAYELATMTKRRDMADRATAELLRTSEASLDDPAPKPGVALRLLQVLVDARFSDPAVDQLLQRARETYHDAWNVESTIKLQLRRAPDADARGALQRARVERWLEEADKVDPLVAVMHREKAARLARAAGLSDLADRAVHAMQSADPPELARITVPFTITEQQAEDFIQSLIADTWWDSVIRVLSCGPPTGDVDRNRETAVELAREHPLQSLFPSIHLGGDGLLRYRPTSKEEEADDQLTQVETVALQVQGALTAEALRRAGERHAPTPDEVAAALTGAGCEATDAAAISRVLRRLNDRDFEAAAYTGLPLVERLCRELLLKVDTPIYRVQRERKPGTYPGLGALLPLLRDRGLDESWYRFLRTFLSAPNGWNFRNETLHGFINDVDALGAGLVLIAVLYLALIRPQAGGEDAAPSAPDEAD
- a CDS encoding ketose-bisphosphate aldolase, whose translation is MTLYPTTELLDVAARDGHGLGAFNVTMIEHAEALAAAAEESSAPVVLQISENAVRHHGALRPLLLATTAVGEAASVPVAIHLDHATDTTLIAEAIDIGVQSVMYDGSALPDDENRAATAEVVARCHSAGVGVEAELGEVGGKDGVHAPGARTDPHEAAAFVADTGVDALAVAIGTSHAMQTRDAQLDLQLCRRIADTVPVPLVLHGSSGVSDDDLAAAVGHGMVKINIATHLNSVFTSRVRAYLDDHPDAVDARKWVEPGRRAMADEAARLLRVLGAAGTAASFRPAEVTR